In Leucobacter insecticola, one DNA window encodes the following:
- a CDS encoding nucleotidyl transferase AbiEii/AbiGii toxin family protein, giving the protein MTAERYASPSAVEAAIRSAAKKAAAADPSMSTGDRIRQEYFRRFLSRVFFDPTDTDWLLKGGTGLLARVGSARATTDVDLFRDQRSVAAALEDLKRAASIDLGDFFRFEYVTHHDGVGGASQQHTDGCQVEFAVYIGANARGRLNVDLVVNVIVTDEPTVLRPANGLELSKLMSNEYRLYPVVDQIADKVSATLALYSGRSSSREWDLVDLVLLAATQPVDSDRLRHAIARECKARGIDMPQTFQVPVSWGRRYAKEAKTVPACEDFPTVEQARAFMSRFLDPVLGGSVKGMAWDPETRTWGR; this is encoded by the coding sequence GTGACAGCAGAACGCTATGCGAGCCCAAGCGCTGTTGAGGCAGCGATACGTTCTGCGGCGAAAAAGGCGGCAGCGGCGGATCCCTCGATGTCGACGGGCGATCGGATCCGGCAAGAGTACTTCCGGCGCTTCTTGAGCCGAGTGTTCTTTGATCCCACCGATACAGATTGGCTACTCAAGGGCGGAACTGGACTCCTCGCTCGCGTCGGATCAGCACGCGCCACGACTGATGTCGACCTTTTCAGAGACCAGCGTTCTGTCGCGGCAGCGCTCGAAGATCTGAAACGCGCCGCGTCCATCGACCTGGGTGACTTTTTCCGCTTTGAGTACGTCACGCACCACGATGGGGTAGGGGGTGCGAGCCAGCAGCACACAGACGGGTGTCAGGTCGAATTTGCCGTCTACATCGGTGCAAACGCCCGCGGCCGACTCAATGTTGACCTCGTCGTGAATGTGATCGTCACCGATGAGCCGACGGTTCTTCGCCCTGCGAACGGCCTTGAACTCTCGAAGCTCATGAGCAATGAATATCGCCTCTATCCCGTTGTCGATCAGATCGCGGATAAGGTCAGCGCAACGCTCGCGCTGTACAGCGGGCGGTCCTCAAGCCGTGAATGGGACCTGGTCGACCTCGTGCTCCTGGCTGCGACGCAGCCGGTCGACTCGGATCGGCTGCGTCATGCGATCGCGCGAGAGTGCAAAGCCCGGGGCATCGACATGCCGCAGACGTTTCAGGTTCCGGTGTCATGGGGACGACGCTACGCAAAGGAGGCCAAAACGGTGCCAGCTTGCGAGGATTTCCCAACGGTCGAGCAAGCGCGTGCTTTCATGTCGAGGTTTCTGGATCCCGTGCTTGGGGGCTCGGTGAAAGGCATGGCCTGGGATCCGGAGACGCGAACGTGGGGGAGGTGA
- a CDS encoding alpha/beta hydrolase: MTSDTPRPAAWPAWAALLLATATLGVVLWACTTAWGAVVHGHPAYAIVLGVSALAALLLGWRAPRRIGHLSNGLQAQAHRFGVWGIVWRGLLIVLGAGWIAALAWLRPYTAIEPALAAMQSDSTVTVTETATSIELRPVTTNGDTGVFFQPGALVDAHAYAAVLRPLAEAGHTVVIAKQPLGIAFLALPAFDSAKASHPDISEWVVAGHSLGGTVAAIEAAEQSTADENPSVVGLLLYASYPANDISETLSVPVASISASLDGLATPQKIAASRKMLPADAIFTVIEGASHAQFGSYGSQRGDNEPLLSDANAREQISEASLSFVESLTDSLRK, from the coding sequence GTGACTTCAGATACCCCGCGCCCCGCTGCATGGCCTGCATGGGCCGCTTTGTTGTTGGCAACCGCAACCCTCGGCGTCGTGCTCTGGGCGTGTACGACAGCTTGGGGTGCTGTGGTCCACGGCCATCCCGCGTACGCAATCGTCCTGGGAGTGTCGGCGCTCGCCGCACTCCTGCTCGGCTGGCGGGCCCCGCGCCGCATTGGGCACCTCAGCAACGGCCTTCAGGCGCAAGCACATCGCTTCGGTGTGTGGGGGATCGTGTGGCGCGGCCTGCTGATCGTGCTGGGTGCGGGCTGGATCGCGGCCCTCGCCTGGCTGCGCCCGTACACCGCGATCGAACCCGCCCTCGCAGCGATGCAGTCGGATTCCACCGTCACCGTCACCGAGACAGCGACCAGTATTGAGCTTCGCCCGGTGACCACGAACGGTGATACTGGAGTGTTCTTTCAGCCGGGAGCCTTGGTCGACGCCCACGCGTATGCCGCGGTTCTGCGCCCCCTCGCGGAGGCCGGCCACACCGTGGTCATTGCAAAACAGCCGCTGGGGATCGCGTTTCTCGCGCTCCCCGCTTTTGACAGCGCGAAAGCCTCGCACCCCGACATCTCGGAGTGGGTGGTCGCCGGGCACTCGCTGGGAGGCACGGTCGCGGCCATAGAGGCCGCCGAGCAGAGCACTGCCGACGAAAACCCCAGTGTGGTCGGACTCCTGTTGTACGCCTCATACCCCGCAAATGACATCAGCGAGACCCTGTCGGTGCCAGTCGCATCAATTTCAGCCAGTCTCGATGGGCTTGCGACCCCGCAAAAGATCGCGGCATCCCGGAAGATGCTGCCCGCAGATGCGATCTTCACGGTGATCGAAGGCGCCTCTCACGCGCAGTTCGGCAGCTACGGCTCGCAGCGCGGCGACAACGAGCCCCTGCTGAGCGATGCCAACGCCCGCGAACAGATCTCTGAAGCATCCCTGAGTTTCGTCGAATCCTTGACGGACTCATTGCGGAAGTGA
- the nrdI gene encoding class Ib ribonucleoside-diphosphate reductase assembly flavoprotein NrdI encodes MSDLVYFSSVSENTRRFVEKLGIPALRIPLYAKDEPLIVTEPYVLIVPTYGGGPVKRAVPKQVIRFLNDERNRKLIRGVIATGNTNFGAAYGIAGDIIAYKCQVPHLYRLELFGTPDDVTAVQEGLEQFWSQQQQPLTQRAS; translated from the coding sequence ATGTCTGATCTGGTCTACTTTTCCAGCGTCTCCGAGAACACCCGCAGGTTTGTGGAAAAGCTCGGTATACCCGCGTTGCGGATCCCGCTCTACGCCAAGGACGAGCCGCTCATTGTGACCGAACCGTACGTGCTGATTGTCCCCACGTACGGGGGCGGCCCGGTGAAACGGGCGGTGCCCAAGCAAGTGATCCGGTTCCTCAATGACGAGCGAAATCGGAAATTGATCCGAGGTGTAATCGCGACTGGCAACACGAACTTCGGCGCAGCATATGGTATCGCGGGCGACATTATCGCTTACAAGTGCCAGGTGCCGCACCTGTATCGACTTGAATTATTTGGAACCCCGGACGACGTTACCGCCGTCCAAGAAGGATTGGAACAGTTTTGGTCTCAACAGCAACAGCCGCTGACGCAACGGGCGTCGTGA
- a CDS encoding type IV toxin-antitoxin system AbiEi family antitoxin domain-containing protein — protein sequence MKRSVALRLLAEVAASQWGLVTAAQAGARGVSHLMLARLADAGDLVRLAHGVYRDAGAPTSEHEELRSAWLSIEPARFAWERIQDRPEGATVSGESAARLLGIGDFRAIRHEFTVPRRRQTQRPDVRFRTRALADPDVTVREGLPVTSIERTIADLVESRAQLEHVARALRDAMRRESVDVDRLTALLAPLAARNGHRKEDGRDLLQQLLATVGLDQQSLIKQLTRATRRLLPMEVVSPTEAQELKRRAAAQSESADIADLVRFVERLSQLAPANTSERST from the coding sequence ATGAAACGATCCGTCGCACTCAGGCTCCTTGCCGAGGTTGCTGCGTCCCAGTGGGGTCTCGTGACTGCGGCGCAAGCGGGCGCGCGGGGAGTCAGCCACCTGATGCTCGCCCGCCTAGCGGACGCCGGTGACCTCGTGCGGCTGGCTCATGGCGTGTATCGCGACGCGGGCGCACCCACCAGCGAGCATGAGGAACTGCGGTCAGCTTGGCTGAGCATTGAGCCCGCTCGTTTCGCGTGGGAGCGTATTCAAGACCGTCCGGAGGGCGCGACAGTCTCCGGTGAATCCGCGGCAAGACTGCTCGGGATCGGCGATTTCCGTGCCATACGTCACGAGTTCACGGTCCCGCGCCGCAGGCAAACTCAGCGACCCGATGTGCGGTTTCGTACGAGAGCTCTTGCCGACCCCGATGTGACCGTGCGCGAGGGCCTGCCCGTGACGAGTATTGAACGCACGATTGCGGACTTGGTGGAATCACGTGCGCAACTTGAGCATGTTGCCCGCGCATTGCGTGACGCGATGCGGCGCGAGTCTGTCGATGTGGATCGCCTCACCGCACTCCTTGCCCCACTTGCAGCGCGGAACGGGCACCGCAAGGAAGACGGCCGGGATCTCCTGCAGCAGTTGCTCGCTACTGTTGGGCTTGACCAGCAAAGCCTGATCAAACAGCTGACACGCGCTACGCGCCGCCTCCTGCCAATGGAGGTCGTTTCACCCACGGAAGCGCAAGAGCTGAAGCGGCGAGCGGCGGCACAGTCGGAATCGGCGGACATCGCTGATCTGGTGAGGTTCGTCGAGCGTCTCAGCCAGCTCGCTCCGGCGAACACATCTGAAAGGTCAACGTGA
- the nrdH gene encoding glutaredoxin-like protein NrdH, with amino-acid sequence MAITVYTKPSCVQCNMTYRELDKKGIEYNILDLSADEGALKTVKELGYLQAPVVVTEDEHWSGFRPDKISELASRLAD; translated from the coding sequence ATGGCCATTACGGTGTACACCAAGCCGTCGTGCGTGCAGTGCAACATGACCTACCGAGAGCTCGACAAGAAGGGGATTGAGTACAACATCCTCGACCTTTCGGCTGATGAGGGTGCGCTCAAAACGGTCAAGGAGCTCGGCTACCTTCAGGCTCCGGTTGTTGTGACTGAAGATGAACACTGGTCCGGTTTTCGCCCCGACAAGATCTCCGAGCTCGCGAGTCGACTCGCCGATTAG
- the rlmH gene encoding 23S rRNA (pseudouridine(1915)-N(3))-methyltransferase RlmH, giving the protein MTVRILAIGKKHENWVTDGIARYEKRLRKPFDVSWQLLPHSSREGDAARAEESERILAKLDRGAFVILLDERGRNIDSPALAATMQGAFDAGRAVVVIIGGAYGVEDRVRDRADFVWSLSKLVFPHQLVRLILAEQLYRAQEIAGNRPYHHT; this is encoded by the coding sequence ATGACCGTTCGGATCCTCGCCATCGGTAAGAAGCATGAGAACTGGGTCACCGACGGCATCGCGCGCTACGAGAAGCGCCTGCGCAAACCGTTTGACGTCTCCTGGCAACTGCTGCCGCATTCATCTCGTGAAGGGGATGCGGCTCGTGCCGAGGAGTCTGAGCGAATCCTCGCCAAGCTGGATCGCGGGGCGTTTGTAATCCTGCTTGACGAGCGCGGCCGCAACATCGATTCACCCGCGCTCGCCGCAACCATGCAGGGAGCGTTCGACGCGGGTCGCGCGGTTGTAGTGATCATCGGTGGGGCTTATGGGGTTGAGGATCGCGTGCGGGATCGCGCCGACTTTGTGTGGAGCCTGTCGAAGCTGGTGTTTCCGCACCAGTTGGTGCGGTTGATCCTCGCGGAGCAGCTCTATCGCGCGCAGGAGATCGCTGGGAACAGGCCGTACCACCACACATAG
- a CDS encoding pyridoxal phosphate-dependent aminotransferase encodes MRLITQSQKLSGVRYDVRGPILQEAERLEREGHQILKLNIGNPAPFGFEAPPEIVEAISRALTSAQGYSDSRGILPAREAVSRFYADEGVTGIRPDDVILGNGVSELISLVLQALVDDGDEILVPSPDYPLWTAQVTLAGGRAVHYPCDESSGWMPDLAAIEALITPRTKGIVLINPNNPTGAVYSKELVKGFAELAERHGLVLMADEIYEKILYDGAVHEHAARHVRDTLCLTFSGLSKAQRVAGYRAGWLAISGNRERAADFLEGLTLLTNMRMCSNVPAQHAIPVALDPASKGLGIGELCAPGGRLREQRDTAHRLLTEIPGISCELPGGAMYLFPRLDPERYRIDDDQAFVIELLRATRVLVTNGRGFNLATPDHLRFVTLPAVPQLTEAIGRIADYLDRVRVS; translated from the coding sequence GTGCGCCTCATCACCCAGTCCCAGAAGCTGAGCGGGGTGCGCTACGACGTGCGCGGCCCGATCCTGCAAGAAGCCGAGCGGCTTGAGCGCGAGGGGCATCAGATCCTCAAACTCAACATCGGCAACCCGGCACCGTTCGGCTTCGAAGCGCCGCCCGAAATCGTCGAGGCCATCAGCCGCGCCCTCACCAGCGCGCAGGGATACAGCGACTCGCGGGGGATCCTGCCCGCGCGCGAGGCAGTCTCGCGCTTCTACGCTGACGAGGGCGTGACCGGGATCCGCCCAGACGATGTGATTCTGGGCAACGGTGTCAGTGAACTCATCTCCCTCGTGCTGCAGGCGCTTGTTGACGACGGCGACGAGATCCTCGTTCCATCACCGGACTACCCACTCTGGACCGCGCAGGTCACCCTTGCCGGCGGCCGCGCCGTGCATTATCCCTGTGACGAATCCAGTGGCTGGATGCCCGACCTCGCGGCCATCGAGGCACTCATCACTCCGCGCACGAAGGGGATCGTGCTCATCAACCCCAATAACCCGACGGGGGCGGTGTACTCGAAAGAGTTGGTGAAAGGCTTTGCGGAGCTCGCCGAGCGGCACGGTCTTGTGCTGATGGCAGACGAGATCTACGAGAAGATCCTCTACGACGGTGCCGTCCACGAGCACGCCGCCCGCCACGTGCGCGACACACTCTGCCTCACCTTCAGCGGTCTGTCGAAGGCGCAGCGGGTGGCGGGCTATCGTGCAGGCTGGCTCGCGATCTCCGGCAATCGCGAGCGCGCCGCGGATTTTCTCGAGGGCTTGACGCTGCTCACCAACATGCGGATGTGTTCAAACGTGCCGGCACAGCACGCGATCCCGGTGGCGCTGGATCCAGCCTCCAAAGGCTTGGGGATCGGCGAACTGTGCGCGCCTGGCGGCCGGCTGCGCGAGCAACGAGACACCGCCCATCGCCTCCTCACCGAGATCCCGGGCATTAGCTGCGAACTGCCCGGCGGTGCGATGTATCTGTTCCCGCGGCTCGATCCCGAGCGGTATCGTATCGACGACGATCAGGCGTTTGTGATCGAGCTGCTGCGCGCCACCCGCGTGCTCGTCACCAACGGCCGCGGCTTCAATCTCGCGACGCCGGATCACCTGCGCTTCGTGACGTTGCCGGCGGTTCCCCAGCTCACCGAGGCAATTGGCCGCATCGCCGATTACCTTGACCGGGTGCGGGTCTCATGA
- a CDS encoding DUF3800 domain-containing protein gives MLLAYLDEVGESGAFISRKHKHFNTSPGFGYAGFVIPDSNAREFGAIFTKEKRILFSKEFVSAANQGAWEIKGASVFRSKTPTYAPQNIRVFQNLCRQLIRLDGRLFYYVDEKPKGTPKQVSLDQDLVERRAMEEVLNRVCTAADARGENVMFMIDAINEDQRSKRLPNMYAHILGRAADKPEMRRAVEPPMHIDSELSASIQFADWVAAVIARAVEYQLLGNDDYQWVGEALWSQHSKIFTKESKLHFLTDRSIDDLHTWDLLKRQRPLKTPGSIIADPETAQKMERLFQASRSQKKP, from the coding sequence ATGTTACTCGCGTATCTGGATGAAGTCGGCGAGTCAGGTGCGTTCATTTCAAGAAAGCACAAGCACTTCAATACCAGCCCTGGTTTCGGATATGCGGGGTTTGTCATCCCCGACTCCAACGCGCGCGAGTTCGGTGCGATCTTCACGAAGGAGAAACGCATCCTCTTCTCCAAGGAGTTCGTCTCAGCTGCGAACCAGGGTGCCTGGGAGATCAAAGGAGCATCCGTATTCCGATCCAAGACTCCGACTTACGCGCCTCAGAATATCCGCGTATTCCAGAATCTCTGTCGGCAGCTGATCCGTCTCGACGGTCGATTGTTCTATTACGTCGATGAGAAACCAAAGGGAACGCCCAAGCAGGTGTCCCTCGACCAGGATCTCGTCGAACGTCGCGCTATGGAAGAAGTATTGAATCGAGTCTGCACAGCCGCCGACGCACGTGGCGAGAACGTCATGTTCATGATCGATGCAATCAACGAGGACCAGCGCTCGAAACGGCTCCCAAACATGTACGCCCATATCCTGGGTCGCGCTGCTGATAAGCCCGAAATGCGACGCGCTGTTGAGCCTCCAATGCACATCGACAGCGAGTTGAGTGCGTCGATTCAGTTTGCTGACTGGGTTGCGGCCGTCATTGCTCGTGCTGTTGAGTACCAGTTACTTGGCAACGACGACTACCAGTGGGTGGGTGAAGCACTTTGGTCACAGCACAGCAAGATCTTCACCAAAGAATCGAAGCTTCACTTTCTCACCGACCGGTCAATCGACGATCTGCACACGTGGGACTTACTCAAGCGCCAGCGACCGCTTAAGACCCCCGGATCGATCATTGCTGACCCCGAGACCGCACAAAAAATGGAGAGACTCTTCCAAGCGTCACGCTCACAGAAGAAACCCTAG
- the nrdF gene encoding class 1b ribonucleoside-diphosphate reductase subunit beta, producing MNFKLGHAVQAINWNRIEDEKDLEVWNRLVNNFWVPEKVPLSNDVQSWATLTPEEQLLTMRVFTGLTLLDTIQGTVGAVSLIPDAITPHEEAVYTNIAFMESVHAKSYSSIFSTLCSTTEIDDAFRWSMENPNLQKKAQIIVKYYEGEDPLKRKVASTLLESFLFYSGFYLPMYWSSHAKLTNTADLIRLIIRDEAVHGYYIGYKFQKGLENASEERKQELKDYTFSLIYELYENEVLYTQDLYDNVGLTEDVKKFLHYNANKALMNLGYEAMFPKEMTDVNPAILSSLSPNADENHDFFSGSGSSYVIGKAVATEDEDWDF from the coding sequence ATGAACTTCAAACTGGGTCACGCTGTACAGGCGATCAACTGGAACCGCATCGAAGATGAAAAAGACCTCGAGGTGTGGAACCGCCTGGTCAACAACTTCTGGGTGCCTGAGAAGGTGCCGCTGTCGAACGATGTGCAGTCGTGGGCGACGCTCACCCCCGAAGAGCAGCTGCTCACTATGAGGGTGTTCACCGGCCTCACCTTGCTCGACACGATCCAGGGAACGGTCGGCGCGGTTTCGCTGATCCCCGACGCGATCACCCCGCACGAGGAGGCCGTCTACACGAACATCGCGTTCATGGAATCGGTGCACGCGAAGAGTTACTCGTCGATCTTCTCGACGCTGTGTTCGACGACCGAGATCGACGACGCCTTCCGTTGGTCCATGGAGAACCCGAATCTGCAGAAGAAGGCGCAGATCATCGTCAAGTATTACGAGGGTGAGGATCCGTTGAAGCGAAAGGTCGCTTCAACCCTGCTTGAGTCGTTCCTCTTCTACTCGGGCTTCTACCTGCCGATGTACTGGTCCAGCCACGCCAAGCTGACGAACACGGCTGACCTGATCCGCCTCATCATCCGCGATGAGGCCGTGCACGGCTACTACATTGGCTACAAGTTCCAGAAGGGCCTTGAGAACGCCTCGGAAGAGCGCAAGCAGGAGCTGAAGGACTACACGTTCTCGTTGATCTACGAACTGTACGAGAACGAGGTGCTCTACACTCAGGATCTCTACGACAACGTCGGCCTGACCGAAGACGTCAAGAAATTCCTGCACTACAACGCCAACAAGGCGCTGATGAACCTCGGCTACGAGGCGATGTTCCCGAAGGAAATGACCGACGTCAACCCGGCGATCCTGTCGTCGCTGTCACCGAACGCCGATGAGAACCACGACTTCTTCTCCGGCTCGGGTTCCTCCTACGTCATCGGCAAGGCCGTCGCCACCGAAGACGAGGATTGGGACTTCTAG
- the nrdE gene encoding class 1b ribonucleoside-diphosphate reductase subunit alpha, with amino-acid sequence MEPGLDSSKVSEMDFHSLNAMLNLYDANGKIQFDKDREAARQYFLQHVNQNMVFFHNFEERMRYLIDNEYYEKELLEQYPHEFVESLTDEAYKMKFRFPTFLGAFKFFTSYALKTFDGKRYLERFEDRVVMVALGLAQGDQELARGLMREIISGRFQPATPTFLNLGKAQRGELVSCFLLRIEDNMESISRGINSSLQLSKRGGGVALSLSNIRESGAPIKKIENQSSGIIPVMKLLEDSFSYANQLGARQGAGAVYLSAHHPDIMRFLDTKRENADEKIRIKTLSLGVVVPDITFELAKKGEDMYLFSPYDVEKVYGVPFGDISVSEKYHEMVDDARISKTKINARHFFQTIAELQFESGYPYIVFEDTVNRENPIKGRINMSNLCSEILQVNTPTTYNEDLSYKEIGKDISCNLGSMNIAMMMDGGDFGGSVDLAIRALTAVSDMSHISSVRSIEDGNDQSHAIGLGQMNLHGYLARERVHYGSEEGIDFTNIYFYTVLFHALKASNRLAIERGKTFGGFEDSKYASGEFFNKYTDQLWEPATPRVREMFAQAGVEIPTQEDWQALKASVMEHGIYNQNLQAVPPTGSISYINNSTSSIHPIASKIEIRKEGKLGRVYYPAPFLTNDNLEYYEDAYEIGPEKIIDTYAVATQHVDQGLSLTLFFKDTATTRDINRAQIYAWRKGIKTIYYIRLRQLALEGTDMEECVSCML; translated from the coding sequence ATGGAGCCGGGTCTCGACTCATCGAAGGTGAGTGAGATGGATTTCCACTCGCTGAACGCGATGCTCAATCTGTACGACGCCAACGGCAAGATCCAGTTCGACAAGGATCGCGAAGCCGCGCGCCAGTACTTCCTGCAGCACGTGAACCAAAATATGGTGTTCTTCCACAACTTCGAGGAGCGGATGCGCTACCTCATAGATAACGAGTACTACGAGAAGGAACTGCTCGAGCAGTATCCTCACGAGTTCGTTGAGAGCCTCACCGACGAGGCCTACAAGATGAAGTTCCGCTTCCCGACCTTCCTCGGGGCCTTCAAGTTCTTCACCTCGTACGCGCTGAAGACGTTTGACGGCAAGCGCTATCTTGAGCGCTTTGAGGATCGTGTGGTCATGGTTGCGCTCGGACTCGCGCAGGGTGATCAGGAGCTCGCGCGCGGCCTCATGCGTGAGATCATCTCGGGCCGGTTCCAACCGGCAACGCCCACGTTCTTGAACCTGGGCAAGGCGCAGCGCGGTGAGCTTGTTTCCTGCTTCCTTCTGCGTATCGAAGACAATATGGAGTCGATTTCGCGAGGGATCAACTCCTCGCTGCAGCTCTCCAAGCGCGGCGGTGGCGTGGCACTGTCCCTCTCTAATATTCGTGAGTCGGGTGCCCCGATCAAGAAGATTGAGAACCAGTCCTCCGGCATCATCCCCGTCATGAAGCTCCTCGAAGACAGCTTCAGCTACGCAAATCAGCTTGGTGCGCGTCAGGGTGCGGGCGCGGTCTATCTCTCCGCACACCACCCCGACATCATGCGCTTCCTTGACACGAAGCGCGAGAATGCCGACGAGAAGATCCGTATTAAGACACTTTCGCTCGGTGTTGTGGTGCCCGACATCACCTTTGAACTCGCGAAGAAGGGCGAGGACATGTACCTGTTCTCACCGTACGACGTCGAAAAGGTGTACGGTGTCCCCTTCGGCGACATTTCGGTCTCGGAGAAGTACCACGAGATGGTCGATGACGCGCGCATCAGCAAGACAAAGATCAATGCGCGCCACTTCTTCCAAACGATCGCAGAGCTACAGTTTGAATCGGGCTACCCCTACATCGTGTTCGAAGACACGGTGAACCGCGAGAATCCGATCAAGGGCCGCATCAACATGTCCAACCTGTGCTCCGAGATCCTGCAGGTCAACACTCCGACCACGTACAACGAGGATCTTAGCTACAAGGAGATCGGCAAAGACATCTCCTGCAACCTGGGCTCGATGAACATCGCGATGATGATGGACGGCGGCGACTTCGGTGGCAGCGTCGATCTTGCGATCCGCGCCCTCACTGCGGTGAGCGACATGAGTCACATCAGCTCGGTGCGTTCAATCGAAGACGGCAACGACCAGTCGCACGCCATCGGCCTTGGCCAGATGAACCTGCACGGCTACCTCGCCCGCGAGCGCGTGCACTACGGCAGCGAAGAGGGCATCGACTTCACGAACATCTACTTCTACACCGTGCTGTTCCACGCCCTGAAGGCTTCGAACAGGCTCGCCATCGAGCGTGGCAAGACCTTCGGTGGCTTCGAGGATTCGAAGTACGCTTCCGGTGAGTTTTTCAACAAGTACACGGATCAGCTGTGGGAGCCGGCAACACCCCGGGTGCGCGAGATGTTCGCGCAGGCGGGAGTCGAGATCCCGACGCAGGAAGACTGGCAGGCACTCAAGGCCAGTGTTATGGAGCACGGGATCTACAACCAGAACCTGCAGGCAGTGCCTCCGACAGGATCCATCTCCTACATCAACAACTCGACCTCTTCGATCCACCCGATCGCTTCGAAGATCGAGATTCGTAAGGAAGGCAAGCTGGGTCGTGTCTACTACCCGGCGCCGTTCCTCACGAACGACAACCTCGAATACTACGAGGATGCCTACGAGATCGGGCCCGAGAAGATCATTGACACCTACGCTGTTGCGACGCAGCACGTTGACCAGGGGTTGTCGCTGACGCTGTTCTTCAAGGACACGGCAACGACACGCGACATCAACCGCGCGCAGATTTATGCGTGGCGCAAGGGCATCAAGACGATCTACTACATCCGTCTGCGCCAGCTCGCCCTTGAGGGCACGGACATGGAAGAGTGCGTCAGCTGCATGCTGTAG